In Numenius arquata chromosome 1, bNumArq3.hap1.1, whole genome shotgun sequence, the DNA window TagtggttgccactgaagggaagCTCACCTCAGCTGTGGATGCTGCCCCATCCAGGACTGAGCCTGgctgcccctcctcccccacaCCTCCACGGTTGCCTTCCTTTGCCTGTGCTCAGACCCACCCTAAGTGATGCCTCCAAATATTtggtttattgttattttaagcATCGTGGCTATTCATCTGTAGTTATGTTCCTGAAACATAAATCCTGTTAGATGTACCTGATCTGTGAAGTTTATAGATGTTTACTTAGTTCTCACTGCAAAACTAAGTGCAGCATCGGATATTTGCTGTCTTAGTTTCTTAAATGGCTCACATTGCTGTTGTACCTGCTCCTCAGGGAGcattagggacatagtttagtggtggttttggcagtgttaggttggtgaTTGGaatcgatgatcttaaaggtcccttccaacgtaggcaattctgtgattctatgattccttcccAGTCTTTACTGTGTGCATCTTAACCTCATCCCTGCAAGTCAGGATCCCTGTACTTGGACCTTTTAAAACGCTGTTTTTAATAAACAGTCGCTATGGGCATCAGTCCTACACAGTTCAGTACACAGGCAAATGTACTGAAGAAGTGTACACAGTACACTCTTCTCCCCACAGAAGCCTAGAGGTATTGATGGGACTCATGAGCTCCCTAAAATAGGGCAGGCTTTTATTCTTCACTTGTTAAGATGCTCATAGCAGTCTTCACAATGAAGTGAAAGAGGCTGTTATGAAAGGATTGATGACCAATCTCTCATAAACTAGATTCAGGGAGACCTTACCACCTGTTCTCACATAGAGCAGCACAATCTCATTTGTTCAAATAATGAGTAAAACCACCTGCTTTTACCATGTGCCATTTGCTGTCTTCCAGAGTGAAGATTCAGATGAAGAAGACCTCTGTGCTATCAGTAATAAATGGACTTTCCAAAGAACCAGCAGACGATGGTCTCGGGTGGACGACATTGATGCTTTGCTTCACCGGTCAGACAGACATGGATCTTCTGgggacattaaaatgaaaaatacaacaaGCAGCGAGAGCGTCCTTACAGATCTGAGTGAACCTGAGGTCTCCTCTATTCACAGTGAGAGCAGTGGGGGGAGTGACAACAGGAGTCAGTCTGGCATCAGCAGCGCTGCCAGGGAGACCTGCGACTGCTCTGGCCAGCATGATGTAGAAAGCCCACTGCTGCAAGACTCCACTGCGATAAACACCGCCCTGTCCGCCAAGGACAACCTgaagaatgagaaacaaacaCGAACCAAAGCAAGAACCTTTCTAAAACGCATGGAGACACTAAAAGCAAAAGGTGTGCATGGAAAACTAAAAGGCTCAGGAAGAACAGGTCCTTTAGAGATAAGCGGACCTGTTCTCCAGTGTGAGCCGAAGTCCTTGAAAGACATGCACTGTGTACAGATAGTCAATGGTGATCTCCAAAACTTAGGACAAGATTCAGTCAAAAGAGGACTTTCCTTTTCTGCCAAATCCAGCAGTGACAGCAGTCAGTCCGAAAATAGCAGCAGTGGGGTGAGCACACCATGTTTGAAGGAACGCAAATGCCATGAAGCAAACAAGAGAGGTGGGATGTACCTGGAAGACCTAGATGTTCTGGCAGGAACAGCCTTACGGCAAGTGGTGGACCAAAACCGCAAAAATGAATTTCATTCCCAAGAGAACTTGGTTGTGCATATTCCCAAGGACCACAAACCGGGGACCTTCCCAAAGGCACTTTCTATTGAAAGCCTCTCCCCTACAGACAACAGTAACAGTGTAAACTGGAGGACAGGCAGCATCTCTTTGGGAAAGCAGAACTGCTCTACTCCAAAAGAGTCCGGATTGATGGTTTGCTGTCCTAAAGAGAGCAGAATTAGTATTTATGACAACGTGCCAGGTTCCCACTTGTATGCTAGCACCGGGGACCTCTTGGACTTAGAGAAAGATGTCCTTTTTCCTCATTTAGATGACATTTTGCAACATGTCAATGGACTCCAGGAGGTGGTAGATGGCTGGTCAAAGAATGTGTTACCAGGTCTGCCAGTTGATGATGTGTCGGTCAGGGAATCTCCATCGTTGCCTTTCCAGTCCCCCACACAGATCACACTTGATTTTGAAGGAAACTCTGTCTCTGATGGACGGACCACACCGAGTGACATGGACAGAGATGGAACATCCCTGAATGAATCAGAAGCCACTGGTGTTAGGGACAGGAGAGACTCTGGGGTGGGAGCATCTCTCACAAGGCCAAGCAGGTAGGTAGCAAGATTTTGTACACAATTCCATAAattgtgaaataaaatataatgaaacaGAGACTCTCAGCCTGGGCATCAGAAGGTGCGGGCTACCATCCTCATCCTGTATGGGGACGGGGACCTCCTGAGGAAAGGTGAGACTTTGGGAGAAGGAGCATCCTGCTAGGGAAATTGTTATGTGGCATCTATGGAGAATTGCTTTAATAGAGCAAACtagggcatttttttctttcttgatccaTTGATTATATAGTAGGACCCTGTATATGCTGCAGGATATATTTTCAGTTTGTCTTCTAACTTATGCACCCCAGTATTTATGCATCAGTAGGTTTGtgcacttttttttaatgcactcatCTGCTTCAAAAATGTGTCCCTTTGTGCTCAAAGAGAATTTCCCCAGCCTGCCTCAGTCCCTTGCATGACTGGATGAAATGATAGTATACcattaatttcttaataaaagTGAAAAGCGGGATTTTGTTAATAGTTTGCAGACCTGTTTTAAGTCAGAGGGCTGAGTTCCTGTTGAGCCAAGGAAGCACGGTCCTGGGTAAAGGCCTTTGTGGACCCATACTGCTGTGTGTAGGGTGGATTTGTAGTGCACAAGCAGTGAGAAAATAACCTGGCATTTTCTGATCTGCTGTTAGTCTTGTCACGTCCTCACAGAGGATTCTGCCATGCCATGGTTTACTACTGCCCGTGCTTGCTCACCACCATCACAAGTGAGAGAACTCGAGGAAACTGCTCAGTAAATGAGCAGTGCCAAAGTTTTTAGGATTTGAGCCAGAATTCATGTTTAGCAAAACAAgaaactgaaatgattttttgTCCCCAATATATCCAGTACATAGAGAAAGTGTATTGGAGTAAGGAGATGTGAGTGGCTCAACAGCTTGGTGGTTATGGCTCTTGCCAAGGAGACACAGGGTTCAATCTCTTCTCCAAAAAATCCTTCAGTATTTAATAGTAGAGATATTTGGAGAACCTCATCTCCAAATACCTTGGTGGTCAGGCTGGTCCCCTGGGAGGTGAGGGACCAGACACCAAATCCCAGTacaaattctatgattctgagtcAGGGAGAGAACATTTGAATCCGGATCTCCCACATGCTGTTGGAAATGTGTGGGCTAAAGGGCATAGCAGGCAGCACTGCTTCCCTGAGTACATGGGTGGGACCCACATCCACTTGTGAATCGAAGCTTTTGGGCATTTCCAAAATTAAAGAGATTGAGCAAATTGTTCTATTTGCCTCCAGGCtacattttctttcagttgaCACACCACAAGcaataatgtgtgtgtgtgtgtttatgcatgTTTTGTGTACTGTCCCAGCCCTCACAGTGTACCATCTTTTTCTGCCCAGTTAAAGCAATTGTCTGATTTTTCTATTGTTTCTTTTGCTAAAGGCGATTGCGATGGCATAGTTTCCAAATCTCTCATCGCCTGAGCCACTCCATCGCATCACTTCACATCAGCAATCAGTCAGCAGCCCAGCTGAATCTACTGCAAAAATTCTCTCTGCTTCGTCTTACTGCCATCATGGAAAAGTACTCCATGTCTAACAAACATGGCTGGACCTGGTGAGTACCATCAATAACTGGGAGAGAgctattttcagaggaaaacagtTTCTCCTAATTCTGTTATTCTGATAGTAAATTCAGTAAATGCAATTAGAAGGAACAATTGACTTAAACTGTAGAATTTGAAACCGTCCTCTTTAGTCCGTTGCTGCCCAGTGACTCAGTGGCAGAGTCAGAAATAGATCCTGGAGATCTGACTTCATTCCTGTGCTCTAACAGAGAGACAACCCTGGCCTCTCTAACAACACTCCAgttccagaaaaataaacaggagtAGGAGAGAGTGATTAAAAGTAGGAAATGTTTACAGTAAGTCTTCCCCAAAATTCATTTTGTGATTTGAAAAGGAACAGCTGCTGCTGGTACTTCATGTATTGGTTTGTTTGTGCTTTAAAAGAAGGGTTAGAACAGTTACAGGACTTTTCTCTGCAGATCAAAAGATCTAAGCGTTAGCCTAGTCCTGGATTTGCATTAGAGGGAGCTTGCAGCTGTAGCAGCTGTGACAGCTACCTGATCACTCAGAGAGTGGAGAGAAGGGCAGAGGGACGTGAATCCTGGCAGGGTGGCTCCTTCTGTAGCAACTGGCTACAGAATTCTGCATGTTTAATAGTGTACAAACCCTGATGGACAAAGCAGACTCAGGTATACTGGAATGGAAATGGGCATAGATAAGAGATTGTAAGTATCTGAGAAATAATCAAAAGGATAACAGAAACTTTCCCTAATACACAGAGACACTGAATCCCAAAATAATATGACTTGACATTTACATTGTGATTTCCATGTTCAGTGCACTTCACCAAAACCCCACTAAATTCAGCTGTGAGCTAGGTAAGACAAGTTTGCCTTTAGAGATGGAAAAACAGATACAAGGAACTACACGTAAGATCCACCTCATTGACACCAGATGCTCAAAAAAGTTGTAAATTTAATCTGAACAAGTCGGATTGGCTGTCTGTGCTCAGTGGAAAAAGATAGGCAACTCCAAAGGCAGCTTATTCTATCCAAGGCTGAGGGTTTGGGTCACTCGCCAGAGATGCCTCACTCCACAGTGGGTATAGAGGCAGGGTGGACTGCCAAATCTTTCTAAATCTCCATTAGAGGGCTAAAATTCAATGATTCTGATTCTAAGATGAACCCCCAGGTAACAGTTCTCCTTTGGTGTAGCTCCCTGCAGCTGAAAATATCTGTACTGAAATGAATCTCACTAACTAACTCCAAATAAGCAGACTAGAATACTAGAATTCTAGATCCTGGTGCTTGTACAGAGGTTTTCCCTGCTGacaaatatttcttcagtttgtATAATCAATCTCTAAGGTTTTATAGGAGTGGGACTCTAAATAGCTGTAAAGTTACATGCTGTACTCCTTCAGTAGGTCATTTAATCCAAATTGTATCTCCTTCCCACACAGATGAGAAAAATCTTTGTCACATTCAGGTCatattcatccttttttttttttttttttaattccactgcAGTCATGACTCCCCCAAAGGGAATCCAGGTTGTTCTCACTTTCACTGTcatttttggaagaaagaaagcTCACCAGCTTCGCTGAAGTTGAATCATGTAACACCAGGGATGAGTCTCGCACATAGGGATTTCCCACCATCATTTATTACTGTAAATTGTTAGTCAATAGAAATACTAAGTCCTGTAACTGGTAGTGTAAAAATTATGCAGCGTGTTAGAAGACTCAACCTCCATTTCTCTCGTATATCCTCTCCATTATGCTTTGCTGTGCCATTCCTTTGAGTCCCTAATGAATGATTTAAACCATGTTGGCTTCAGCTGGATGACAGCTGCGCAGTAAAAGTTTTTTGTTAGAACAGATTGTTATGCTATATCTTAGAGCGAGAGGCCATCAACTTATCAAAATTGTCAAGAAATCCATCAATTATACAGATTGTTAAGTGCCCATGCATTGTGCATTAAACGTTGTTTCACCATCTCTATGAAAAAGGAGGTGCCCTCAGTTACCAATTTCTGCCAGCAGTGTTACCCAGAGAGACTGTGTCTAAGTACTCTGCTATTTTCATGCAACCTCTTCATGTTAATTTACAGGTCTGTGCCAAAGTTCATGAAGAGAATGAAAGTCCCTGACTACAAGGACAAGAATGTCTTTGGTGTGCCTCTGATAGTTCATGTCCAGAGAACGGGACAGCCTCTTCCCCAGAGCATACAGCAAGCACTACGCTACTTACGGAACAACTGTCTGGATCAGGTATGAACTTTACTCCAAGGactcagttcatttttttctgaaaagccacCCTAAGCAAGCAATACTGAAGCTTTTTGTACTTAGTACCAGAATTATTTGAAGATTGCTATATCACATGTTGGGCCAGATCTCTGTGATGATTTGAGACTTGGTGCCAATACTAATGGTTTGCCATTATGACATTTGTGTTCAGCTACTCTGTTGAATTCCTGTAGCTATAACAGTCCTGCTGATTTGTATACAATAGTCTGCCTCAAAGAATGGAGTAAGGTCCTCATGTCTATTGAATCAAAGCTCGCGACTCTCAGCTTCTACCCATATCTGCACTGCTTATGCTTGACTCTTGCCATTGAGGGTTAACTGCATTCACCATTTCACAAGATATGGTACAAAAGGTTTTATTTActtagcaaagaaataaaagtccAAGAATAGAGAGCAAAGTCAGCAAAATATTCAAAGTATTCTGTTGACAGAGTCAGATATATCCAGATAGAGTTAGGTCAGCAGGGGTTCAATGCCAAAGCCATTACGGTACGTTTCCTTTTATAGTGTTCTTAGCTGCAATAAGCCAGCTGGGAGACCCTCATCCTCaaagtatttcagatttttttattccctttagcCACAGAGCAGGGACATACCAATCATATTTTTACTGTTCTTCCCCTCAGGATGAGGATATGTATCTTTATGAACATAGGAGTGGGAGAAACCCCCTGGCTGATTGAGTTCAGTCTTCTACTGATATTGACCTCTTCCATAACTGCTTTTAGAAAAGGAGCAACCAGCATTTTACTCCGCAGACCACTGCTCTCCTAGCTCTGAGCACGCGAAAAGGATCAAAGTGGTCAGTTCTGAATCTTTCAATTTTCTGATCACCATTCTGGTTGCTGTTCTGGTTATTTTGTTGGGTGACAGTAATTTTCCccaaaatggaagtaaaaaaattAGATCCCTAGCTATGAATCACATCCATTTCCCTTTACAGCCAGTGAGGAGACACAAGTCCTTCCTATCCTTTCTCTCTGTTGACTGTAAAAAGATTCTGTAGTGGTCAGATCTTGTCATCTGACTGCTGGGTGTCAAAAGTGAGGTGAGATGAGTTCTGCCTACCATATGTAGCACAGGAGTTGAGGGATGGGAAAAATATCCTGTTGGAAATGTACTAATAGAAGATGCATAGAGACAACTAGAAGCAATATATTCAGTAAAGCAATATATTCAGTAGCTAACATGCCTGGTTATCGCTGTGGTAATCTGGGTTTGTGTACTGAGCAGGGAAACCCGGTATAGGAAGAAAAGTGATGCAGTGATGCAGCAAGGCTGGAATCAGTAATGGGATTGGAGAAGGAGATACTTGCCCAAGTATGAGGAACAGGAGATGTGGGGATAGGGATCGGCTTGTCAGCAAAGAAGCAGAGCAATAGGAAGAAAGATAAAAGAGAAGGGAGtaaatggggggaaaaataaaagggagggtaaaaccaaagagaagaaaaaaactcatGAGAGATTTGAGGCAGTCAGAGCTATGTGAAGGGCCATTTCAACTCAGCTTGAATTTCCACTTGGAGTGGAATTGGGAAAATATTGAATAGAAATTtagaatatctttaaaatatctttccaCCAAAAATCTTTCTAGGCCAGAACCCTCCAGGGAATTCAGCTTCCCTGCTTTACAGAGCTTCTCTGTTTGTTACCATTTAATTCAAAGTCTCCTAATGCCCAGCCAGAGGTCTGAGCAGCCTCCAGTCTCTCCCAACATCTTTCTTATGTGTCTCTTCCGTGCACTGCAGAAGGCGGTCTAGAGTCCTGAACAGGCATCAGAGCTTCTACTGCATGCACTTGATAAAACTGAGGTTGCTCTAAAGCGTTGTAAGGTCTGGCTCCTGGCACTGAAACATCTAAGATGGTATGAAGAGCCTCACCAGTATTTGTAGGATATTTAATTCAGTTTCAACTTGTGAAATAGAAACTGCTTCGCCTTTGTCAACTGCATCTTTATTTCTGTCATGCATCATACGGCTACTTGCAGAGCAGATGATCCACAGCATGAGGATAATAAAGAGATTGGGCCAGACCAACGTCTGATAAATCACTGGATTTATAGTCCCATTTTATTTACAGAATGAGTCTGTAATATTGCAGAACAGTGCCTAAAACATCTTTTTCTATCAAGTCCTCTTTTGATTAATTAtgattttttccaagaaaaagggaaataggaGTTTGGATAAATATCATTAAACAAAAACAGAGATCAAGACTAGGAGAATGATGTGCAGCAGGAGATTGCACAGGTGAGATTTGATGCCTGACCTCTTGAATAAGACTTAGCTGGAAGTTTTTAAAGATTCTTTACACCAGCAAGGACACTTTCCATCAAAAGCAGAGAACTGAGCCTCTGCTCTCGCATTTATCTACCACAtaccaaaactgtatttttttgatAGAATTAGCATGTGTCCTGTATCCTCAGCAaacatttttaagaggaaaagggatttaaaaagaagagaaagggaaaaccagATTAAAAGAGCCAGATGTTCTTTCTTGTATTCTCTTGTCAGAACAAAGAGCAAAGCTTCACCTGTGAACAGAAATACAGTGCACCAAGATGTACACAGGGCACACTCTAGTTCTCTACTTCATACACATAAATTTAGCTCACGAGCAACGTTAAATTCATCAATAAGAAGACATAGAAGAGCCACTCACAGCCAGTCTCGTGTAGCAGTTCATCTCCATGTAAATAAATACACCCCCTCACAGAGCTGCAGTATGTGATTTGTGTAATTAGTGTCATTAATGTGTGAATTAAAAGTCCTAAATACTGTACAGTTGAGCATGGGAGTTGTTctagggagaggagggaggtacGTGAACTCTGTGCTGGCAGAGTAAGGGGAAGAAGGCCAAAAGGCATTATTTCCTTGCCTTTACACATTTTTGTTGGTGGACTATGCCACGCAGAAAGCTGAACTGACCACCAGTGAGACAGCGGGCACAGAGGAGCAGAAGTCTATGATTCCAAACCTGAGATGCGCCTTTTTCATAGGTCTTTCTCAGTATTTCACCTTTTCCCctgcaaaactgaaggaaaacagtGCTGACACTTCCCAAGTGAAACACTGTAAACTCACTTGGGAATAAATAATGTGGTTAAGGCTCAGGAATTCGCCCCGGGGGAATTCCACTGGGGAGAAGGGCTGTAAAAGGGCAGCACT includes these proteins:
- the STARD13 gene encoding stAR-related lipid transfer protein 13 isoform X3; translated protein: MSSQRRPAKAQLRRSLSEQLRDSTAKAWDLLWRNVRERRLAEIEAKEACDWLRAAGFPQYAQFYEDYQFPIDIAAVKKDHDFLDKDLVEPLCRRLNTLNKCASMKLDVNFQRKKSEDSDEEDLCAISNKWTFQRTSRRWSRVDDIDALLHRSDRHGSSGDIKMKNTTSSESVLTDLSEPEVSSIHSESSGGSDNRSQSGISSAARETCDCSGQHDVESPLLQDSTAINTALSAKDNLKNEKQTRTKARTFLKRMETLKAKGVHGKLKGSGRTGPLEISGPVLQCEPKSLKDMHCVQIVNGDLQNLGQDSVKRGLSFSAKSSSDSSQSENSSSGVSTPCLKERKCHEANKRGGMYLEDLDVLAGTALRQVVDQNRKNEFHSQENLVVHIPKDHKPGTFPKALSIESLSPTDNSNSVNWRTGSISLGKQNCSTPKESGLMVCCPKESRISIYDNVPGSHLYASTGDLLDLEKDVLFPHLDDILQHVNGLQEVVDGWSKNVLPGLPVDDVSVRESPSLPFQSPTQITLDFEGNSVSDGRTTPSDMDRDGTSLNESEATGVRDRRDSGVGASLTRPSRRLRWHSFQISHRLSHSIASLHISNQSAAQLNLLQKFSLLRLTAIMEKYSMSNKHGWTWSVPKFMKRMKVPDYKDKNVFGVPLIVHVQRTGQPLPQSIQQALRYLRNNCLDQVGLFRKSGVKSRIQALRQMNESSPENVSYEDQSAYDVADMVKQFFRDLPEPLLTSKLGETFLHIYQYVPKEQRLQAVQAAIMLMSDENREVLQTLLCFLSDVTSVEENQMTPMNIAVCLAPSLFHLNIVKKESSPRVIQKKYATGKPDQKDLSENLAATQGLAHMIMECNKLFEVPHEMVTQSRNSYVDAEVHSPTLDELGKQVDEEGGNYQMYLESLMQNLQKEAKEKFKGWVTCSSIENTELAYKKVGDGNPLRLWKASVEVEAPPSVVLNRVLRERHLWDEDFLQWKVVESLDKQTEVYQYVLNSMAPHPVRDFVVLRTWRTDLPKGMCMLVATSVEHEEAPLMGAVRAIVMDSQYLIEPCGSGKARLTHICRIDLKGRSPEWYNKGFGHLCAAEVARIRNSFQPLMAEGPETKI
- the STARD13 gene encoding stAR-related lipid transfer protein 13 isoform X2; the protein is MFKQVPRTSGTGCYYLNSVSPEGQEMYLRFDQTTRRPPYRMSRILARHQLLTKIQQEIEAKEACDWLRAAGFPQYAQFYEDYQFPIDIAAVKKDHDFLDKDLVEPLCRRLNTLNKCASMKLDVNFQRKKSEDSDEEDLCAISNKWTFQRTSRRWSRVDDIDALLHRSDRHGSSGDIKMKNTTSSESVLTDLSEPEVSSIHSESSGGSDNRSQSGISSAARETCDCSGQHDVESPLLQDSTAINTALSAKDNLKNEKQTRTKARTFLKRMETLKAKGVHGKLKGSGRTGPLEISGPVLQCEPKSLKDMHCVQIVNGDLQNLGQDSVKRGLSFSAKSSSDSSQSENSSSGVSTPCLKERKCHEANKRGGMYLEDLDVLAGTALRQVVDQNRKNEFHSQENLVVHIPKDHKPGTFPKALSIESLSPTDNSNSVNWRTGSISLGKQNCSTPKESGLMVCCPKESRISIYDNVPGSHLYASTGDLLDLEKDVLFPHLDDILQHVNGLQEVVDGWSKNVLPGLPVDDVSVRESPSLPFQSPTQITLDFEGNSVSDGRTTPSDMDRDGTSLNESEATGVRDRRDSGVGASLTRPSRRLRWHSFQISHRLSHSIASLHISNQSAAQLNLLQKFSLLRLTAIMEKYSMSNKHGWTWSVPKFMKRMKVPDYKDKNVFGVPLIVHVQRTGQPLPQSIQQALRYLRNNCLDQVGLFRKSGVKSRIQALRQMNESSPENVSYEDQSAYDVADMVKQFFRDLPEPLLTSKLGETFLHIYQYVPKEQRLQAVQAAIMLMSDENREVLQTLLCFLSDVTSVEENQMTPMNIAVCLAPSLFHLNIVKKESSPRVIQKKYATGKPDQKDLSENLAATQGLAHMIMECNKLFEVPHEMVTQSRNSYVDAEVHSPTLDELGKQVDEEGGNYQMYLESLMQNLQKEAKEKFKGWVTCSSIENTELAYKKVGDGNPLRLWKASVEVEAPPSVVLNRVLRERHLWDEDFLQWKVVESLDKQTEVYQYVLNSMAPHPVRDFVVLRTWRTDLPKGMCMLVATSVEHEEAPLMGAVRAIVMDSQYLIEPCGSGKARLTHICRIDLKGRSPEWYNKGFGHLCAAEVARIRNSFQPLMAEGPETKI